A segment of the Desulfofundulus luciae genome:
ATGTTCACTTTTAAGTTCCTCCAATCAAAGCCGAGTCTTTTTAATAGTTCGTTATACTGTGCCTAAATCCTTCTTGAATTGTTTTTACGGTTTACCAAAAGTTAAGGAGGAAAGGTACAAGTGGTGTGCGGGGGAACCGGAGCACCCAAAGTGGTGGTCAGTATTTCCCGCCGGACTGAGCCTTATTTTTATGCCGAAAGGATTGCCGCCCTTCTTCTGGCCCGTTACCCGCCGGAGCGGGTACATACCGTAGTGGTTTGGACCAAGTTTCCGGAAACGGTGCTGCTCAAATTGCGTACGGTGCTCAGTATGTACTCTCAAGTGTATGTACACCTCACGGTGACGGGATTGGGCGGCACATTGGTAGAACCCCGTGTTGCCAGACCGGAGGCGGTGCTGGCGCAAATTCCGCCCCTCGTTGAGTTTTTGGGTGATCCCCGGCGCCTGAGGGTAAGGACCGATCCTCTGGTAATGTTGAGGCGAAATGGGGAGGTTTTTTCAAACCTGGAAACGGCGGTACAAGTGATCCGGGCGGCCACGGCCATGGGCGTGACCGCTTTTTCCGCCTCCTTTGTGGAGCTTTACCCCAAGGTGCGGCGGCGCCTTTTGCGCCGCGGGTGGGAGGCTGTGCCCCTTACGCCTGAAGAACGGGAGCGGGTTTGGGAAAAACTTTCTGCCGCAGCGGCGGCCACAGGGGCCGTCCTTTATGGCTGCTGCGTTCCGGGGATGCCGGTTTCCCGGTGTATTGACGGCGAACTTTTAAGCGCCCTGCACCCGGCGGGGGAAAGGTGCCGCGTAGATAAAGCTAAAGGTCAAAGGGCTTTGTGCGGTTGCACCCATGCCATAGATATCGGCTGGTATAACATGACATGTCCCTCCGGTTGCCTTTACTGTTACGCCAACAGTTCTGTTTGACGTTGATAGAATCCGTTATAATGTCGTTAGGGCGAAATCAGATCACAGGGGACAGTGCGCCGATTCCGGGCAAACGCGCTGCACGCCACGTCGGCGGCATCCGGGGAAGCGGGGGGTGGCCCCTTTCTTGCGACGGTTTATTGAGACATGCTCCTGAAACGACTAATTTAGACATTGGAGGAGGGGAAGGACATTGAAGGTGGTCTTTCATGAACGTTATAAGGAAGTTTATGCTTCCGACCCGGCGGCGGCAGCGGGGAGATTGGACCCGATGGTGGAAGAGCTGGCCCAATCATTTCCCTTTGTTGAACCCCGGCCGGCAACAGATGATGATGTGTTGCTGGTACACACCCCGGGACACCTGGAAAGAGTCAAAAAGCGGCCTCATACCTACGAAGTTGCCCTTTTGGCCGTTGGCGGAGCCATCTTAGCATCGGATCTGGCCATGCGGGGAGAAAAGGCTTTCGGTTTGCTTAGACCGCCTGGGCACCACGCCAGCCCCGATTCCAGCTGGGGTTTTTGCTGGTTTAACAATATTGCCGTAGCCGTGGAAAGGTTGAGACGCCGGGGGCTGATCACCAGGGCGTTAATTATCGACATTGACTTGCATTATGGTGATGGTACGGCCAATATTTTTGCTGGCGTACCGGAAGTAACCTACCATCACGTGGAAGGGATCAGCCGGGAAAGATTTTTGCGCGATTTGGAGCTCACCTGCCGGGGGGAATTTGATCTGGTGGCCATATCAGCCGGCTTTGACCGGCACGAAGCGGATTGGGGCCGTTTGTTGAAAACAGAAGATTATGAAGCCGCCGGAAAAATAATCGGCACTTTTGCCCGGCAAAAATGCCGGGGGAGGGTGTTTGCCGTCCTTGAAGGCGGTTACAACAGTGACGTGCTGGGAAAAAATGCTCTTGCCCTGTTGAAAGGGTTGGAGCAGGGATAGGTAACCCTTACGGCGGATCAAGAGCTCGCCAGCATCCGGGGGTTCTGCGGTTAGTTCCGTGAAAGGAACTCTACCGTAAAAAATTAACGGTCGGGACAACCCGACCAGTTTACTTTTCCTTCCGGGGAAATTAATGGGTATAGTTGACCTCTTTTACCAGGTTGGCCTCTTTCAAACGACGGTAAATGAACTGGCGGGCCTCATCGCTATCCGGCTCGTCCAGCGGTTTTAAGCGCATCAAATCCGGTGCCAGGCGGGCCAGGAAGATCCCCGGAGCGTTTTTTTCCACCACCAGGTATACATCGCGCTTTGGTTTAACCGGAACGGCATAGTCTCCCTTGATGGTGGTAAGTACGGGGATTAAATCCCAATTCTCCACGAAAAATTCCACTGCTTCTTCAATGGTCATGTTCACATTTTAACCCTCCTGTTGATTTTCCAGGTTGCATTGAAGCAGTTGGGCCGGGTCCGCTTTTTCATAGAAGTGGCGGGAAAATTCCTCGAAACTCAATCCCAGGGCATTGGCCCATTTCTGGGCCACGCACAGGCGGGGGTATTGCTGCCCCCTTTCAATGGCCAGCAACTCCCGGACGGTAATTCCCACCCGGGTGGCCATGGTCGGCGCCGTGAGCCCCTGGCTTTTTCTTACCTCTTCCAGGCTCATGACCGGCCACCCTCTTTCAGGGGCAGGGTGAAGCTGGCACCGGCGGGTGCAAAGTGAAAGGTTGGACCGAAAATAGCGGCAAGACGGGCTGCGACAGGCAGGCCGGTGCAGTGATTGGCCGCCAGGAACTTTAAGTCCAGGTTTTTCAGATAAGCAATGGTGGCCTCCTGTTGCTCTTTGGATGCCGGGCCCAGGTGGGTCCCGCCAATAATGCCGTAGATGCGGTCGATGCCGGTTACCTGACGGGCGTGTTCCACGATATTTACCACCCCTGCATGGGCACATCCCAGGATTATTACTACCCCTTCATCCGTAACACAGTACAGGCTCATGTCGTCCCGGAAGGGGTCTGCTACCTTGTTGTCGTTTTCCAGGGAAAAGAGGCGGCTGTCTCCCTTTTCGAAAGTGGTCTTGCGCGGGACCTCACCGCTGACCCACAGTCCGGGTGCGATTTGCTGCGGTTCCTGCTCAAAGATGAAATCTGCGCCCAGGCTTTCCAGTTCCTCCTGTCGAAATGGCACCCCGATGTACTGTTCCCGGGGCTGGGAAACGTAGTGTAAGGCAAAAAAGTCGGGATGAACGTAGACGGGCAAGCGGCCCCGCAGGCGCAGGAAATCCCGCATGCCTCCGCTGTGGTCGTAATGGCCGTGGCTCATTACCAGGGCGTCGACCTCCTGCAGGTTGATCCCCAGGGCGGCGGCGTTTGCCAGGATGTTTCCCCGTTCACCGGTATCGAAAAGAACCTTTGTCCCGGCTGTTTCCACCAGCAGGGCCAAACCCCATTCTCCCGACAAACCCAGGGGCAGGCCCACGGTATTTTCGCTTAAAACAGTTATTTTAACCATCACCCTATACACCCCTGCAATCAGGATTTACAAATGACTTTTCTAGGCTAACTGTAACACTCATTGCTTCTGCAGTCAACTGTTGGAGAACGGTACCGGCGACCGCCCGTATGGGTACAATCCTCATGATCTGGAAGTTGCTCTTGCACAGGGTTCACCTCTTGATCAACGGTGTTTTCAGAAATATCCCATTCCTTTTAAATTTGAGCATAAATCCGCAATATTGTTCGAAAAAGGAAGGTAATGGCCATAATTAACGTTTGCTCGTAAGTACGCGCCTTTGATAAAGTTATAATGATCTACCATAAGATTTTGCGGGGGGAGGAAGCCGCGTGGAAGCAATAGCGGCCAGCAAGCTGGACCCAACCTTCATGAGCGAGGTTGTCTCCAAGTTCAGGACGGACAAGGACCCGGCGGATTTATACAACTGCCTCACCTGCGGCATGTGCAGTGCCGGCTGCCCCTATAACGGAGTGCACGATCATGCCGACCCGCGCAAGTTTATCCGCCAGGTAGTCCTGGGGATGCGGGAAAAAGTACTTGCGGACACTTTTATCTGGGCCTGTACCATGTGTGGGCGCTGTACTTTCCACTGCCCGATGAATGTGGATATCGCCGGTCTGGTGAGAACCATCCGCAGTCCCAAAAACTTCGGCCTCAGGGCACCGGGATTTTTGCAGGACGTGGTGGATGCGCAGATCCGCACCGGCAACCAGATGGAGGTAACTACGGAAGAATACCTGGAAACACTGGAGTGGATGGAGGAAGAGCTGCAGCAGGAAGTTGGAGACCCCAATGCCAGAATACCCGTGGACCAGGAAGGGGCAGAGTTCCTCTTCATGTGGGACCCCCGGGAAATCAAGTACTACCCCCAGGATGTGCAGAGCATTGCCAAAATTATGTGGGCCGCCGGGGCCAGTTGGACGGTCAGCAGCCGCTGGTGGGACGCCACCCATTACGCCCTGTTCAATGGTGACGACGAGGACTCGGCTATTATGGTACGGCGTACTATGGAAGAGTTTGAACGACTGAAAGTGAAGGAAGTTATTATTACCGAATGTGGACATGCTTTCCGGGCGCAGCGGTGGGGTCGCATTGTCTGGCTTAATGGTGCCACATATCCCGTACGCAGCTTTGTGCAGTTGCAGGCCGAGTGGATCCGGGAGGGCCGTATTAAAGTTGATCGCACCAGAAACACCGAACGGGTTACTTTCCACGATCCCTGCAATCTGGTGCGCAAAGAGGGGGTTGTGGAAGAGCCCCGCTACTGCCTGCAGCAGGTCTGCATGGACTTTGTCGAAATGTGGCCCAACCGCCAGTACAACTATTGCTGCGGCGGCGGGGGCGGCCTGCTGGCCATGGGGAAGGAAATTTACCCTTACCGGATGGCCAAGGGCAAGCTTAAAGCCGAGCAAATCAAAGCTACCGGCGCCA
Coding sequences within it:
- a CDS encoding DUF1848 family protein, with translation MVCGGTGAPKVVVSISRRTEPYFYAERIAALLLARYPPERVHTVVVWTKFPETVLLKLRTVLSMYSQVYVHLTVTGLGGTLVEPRVARPEAVLAQIPPLVEFLGDPRRLRVRTDPLVMLRRNGEVFSNLETAVQVIRAATAMGVTAFSASFVELYPKVRRRLLRRGWEAVPLTPEERERVWEKLSAAAAATGAVLYGCCVPGMPVSRCIDGELLSALHPAGERCRVDKAKGQRALCGCTHAIDIGWYNMTCPSGCLYCYANSSV
- a CDS encoding histone deacetylase family protein, translated to MVFHERYKEVYASDPAAAAGRLDPMVEELAQSFPFVEPRPATDDDVLLVHTPGHLERVKKRPHTYEVALLAVGGAILASDLAMRGEKAFGLLRPPGHHASPDSSWGFCWFNNIAVAVERLRRRGLITRALIIDIDLHYGDGTANIFAGVPEVTYHHVEGISRERFLRDLELTCRGEFDLVAISAGFDRHEADWGRLLKTEDYEAAGKIIGTFARQKCRGRVFAVLEGGYNSDVLGKNALALLKGLEQG
- a CDS encoding helix-turn-helix domain-containing protein; the protein is MSLEEVRKSQGLTAPTMATRVGITVRELLAIERGQQYPRLCVAQKWANALGLSFEEFSRHFYEKADPAQLLQCNLENQQEG
- a CDS encoding MBL fold metallo-hydrolase → MVKITVLSENTVGLPLGLSGEWGLALLVETAGTKVLFDTGERGNILANAAALGINLQEVDALVMSHGHYDHSGGMRDFLRLRGRLPVYVHPDFFALHYVSQPREQYIGVPFRQEELESLGADFIFEQEPQQIAPGLWVSGEVPRKTTFEKGDSRLFSLENDNKVADPFRDDMSLYCVTDEGVVIILGCAHAGVVNIVEHARQVTGIDRIYGIIGGTHLGPASKEQQEATIAYLKNLDLKFLAANHCTGLPVAARLAAIFGPTFHFAPAGASFTLPLKEGGRS
- a CDS encoding (Fe-S)-binding protein; translated protein: MEAIAASKLDPTFMSEVVSKFRTDKDPADLYNCLTCGMCSAGCPYNGVHDHADPRKFIRQVVLGMREKVLADTFIWACTMCGRCTFHCPMNVDIAGLVRTIRSPKNFGLRAPGFLQDVVDAQIRTGNQMEVTTEEYLETLEWMEEELQQEVGDPNARIPVDQEGAEFLFMWDPREIKYYPQDVQSIAKIMWAAGASWTVSSRWWDATHYALFNGDDEDSAIMVRRTMEEFERLKVKEVIITECGHAFRAQRWGRIVWLNGATYPVRSFVQLQAEWIREGRIKVDRTRNTERVTFHDPCNLVRKEGVVEEPRYCLQQVCMDFVEMWPNRQYNYCCGGGGGLLAMGKEIYPYRMAKGKLKAEQIKATGAKIVVTPCHNCYDQLNDIIKYYKLDCKVNHIHHLVSNALILPSKAEREQLK